One part of the Caldisericia bacterium genome encodes these proteins:
- the pdxS gene encoding pyridoxal 5'-phosphate synthase lyase subunit PdxS, which yields MREYGTIKVKRGLAQMLKGGVIMDVTNEEQAKIAEEAGAVAVMALERVPADIRKEGGVARMADPVIIEKIKKAVTIPVMAKVRIGHFVEAQILEALGVDFIDESEVLTPADEEHHIDKWKFKVPFVCGARDLGEALRRINEGASMIRTKGEAGTGNVVEAVRHMRKIMDEIRKISSMSDEELYSEAKNLGAPFELVLEVKKLKRLPVVNFAAGGIATPADAALMMQLGADGVFVGSGIFKSKNPEKRAKAIVDAVTYFDDPKILAEISKDLGEPMVGIDIRTLKEEERYERRGW from the coding sequence ATGAGAGAATACGGAACTATAAAGGTTAAAAGAGGATTAGCACAGATGCTCAAAGGTGGAGTTATTATGGATGTTACTAATGAAGAACAAGCAAAAATAGCAGAAGAAGCTGGTGCTGTTGCAGTAATGGCACTTGAAAGGGTCCCAGCAGATATTAGAAAAGAAGGTGGAGTTGCAAGAATGGCAGATCCAGTAATAATAGAAAAAATAAAAAAAGCAGTTACAATTCCAGTTATGGCTAAAGTTAGAATCGGACACTTCGTTGAAGCTCAAATTCTTGAAGCACTTGGAGTTGATTTTATTGATGAAAGTGAAGTTTTGACTCCTGCCGATGAAGAGCATCATATAGATAAATGGAAATTTAAAGTTCCTTTTGTATGTGGAGCAAGAGATTTAGGAGAAGCGCTTAGAAGAATAAATGAAGGTGCAAGTATGATAAGAACAAAAGGAGAAGCAGGAACAGGAAATGTCGTTGAAGCAGTAAGACATATGAGAAAAATCATGGATGAGATTAGAAAAATATCTTCCATGTCTGATGAAGAGTTATATAGTGAAGCAAAAAATTTAGGGGCACCTTTTGAACTTGTCTTAGAAGTTAAAAAACTTAAAAGATTACCTGTCGTTAATTTTGCAGCAGGTGGAATAGCAACTCCAGCAGATGCTGCACTTATGATGCAATTAGGAGCAGATGGAGTATTTGTTGGTTCTGGAATTTTTAAATCAAAAAACCCAGAAAAAAGAGCAAAAGCAATTGTTGATGCAGTAACCTATTTTGATGATCCAAAAATTCTTGCAGAGATTTCAAAAGATCTTGGAGAACCAATGGTTGGAATTGATATAAGAACATTAAAAGAAGAAGAGAGGTATGAAAGAAGAGGATGGTAA
- a CDS encoding YebC/PmpR family DNA-binding transcriptional regulator has protein sequence MSGHSKWHNIAAKKTAEDKKRGKIFSKLIREITIAARQGGGDPETNPRLRLAIERAREANMPSDNIKKAIQRGTGEIEGEKYEEITYEGYGPGSVAIYIEASTDNRNRTTAEIRKIFNEHGGSLGESGCVSWMFERKGEIKVDPKPLSDDELLLLAAELGAEDVKRDGEDVYIYTSPQDLFKIKIKLEENRIKVLSSDFTMIPKNSVKIEGDKAEQLLKLINELEDHDDVQKVYANFDISDEEMERIALTLK, from the coding sequence ATGTCTGGACATTCAAAGTGGCATAATATAGCAGCTAAAAAAACTGCTGAAGATAAAAAGAGAGGAAAAATATTTTCTAAACTAATAAGAGAAATAACAATTGCGGCAAGACAAGGTGGAGGAGATCCTGAAACAAACCCAAGATTAAGACTTGCAATAGAAAGAGCAAGAGAAGCAAATATGCCATCTGATAATATTAAAAAGGCTATTCAGAGAGGAACAGGAGAGATAGAAGGAGAAAAATACGAAGAAATAACATATGAAGGATATGGTCCAGGAAGTGTTGCAATTTATATTGAAGCTTCAACAGATAATAGAAACAGAACAACAGCAGAAATAAGAAAAATTTTTAATGAACATGGCGGAAGTTTAGGAGAAAGTGGTTGTGTTTCTTGGATGTTTGAAAGAAAAGGAGAAATAAAGGTTGATCCAAAACCTCTTTCAGATGATGAACTTCTACTTCTAGCAGCAGAGTTAGGCGCAGAAGATGTTAAAAGAGATGGTGAGGATGTTTATATTTATACATCTCCCCAAGATTTATTTAAAATAAAGATAAAACTTGAAGAAAATCGAATAAAGGTTTTATCATCTGATTTTACAATGATCCCAAAAAATAGTGTAAAAATTGAAGGAGATAAAGCAGAGCAACTTTTAAAATTAATAAATGAACTTGAAGATCATGATGATGTCCAAAAAGTTTATGCTAATTTTGATATATCAGATGAAGAAATGGAAAGAATAGCACTTACACTTAAATAA
- a CDS encoding crossover junction endodeoxyribonuclease RuvC, translated as MGIDPGLSNLGWAIIEDKDPPELVDFGLIKTDKNLKEEERLLLIYENLKKIYKNYSPDYTIIENIYFKKNIKTAIKIGEVKGVILLIAKEFNSKIYELNPSNVKLHFTGFGGSNKNNMKKMVKILYKKEIKEDDTVDAIALATSFINIKSIREKSDIIS; from the coding sequence TTGGGAATTGATCCTGGTCTTTCAAATCTTGGATGGGCAATTATTGAGGACAAAGATCCTCCAGAACTTGTTGATTTTGGGTTAATTAAAACTGATAAAAATTTAAAAGAAGAGGAAAGATTATTATTAATATATGAAAATTTAAAGAAAATATATAAAAATTATTCACCTGATTACACAATAATTGAGAATATCTATTTTAAAAAAAATATAAAAACAGCGATTAAAATAGGAGAAGTAAAAGGGGTTATTTTATTAATTGCAAAAGAATTTAATTCTAAAATTTATGAATTAAATCCAAGTAATGTAAAATTACATTTCACAGGTTTTGGTGGTTCTAATAAAAATAACATGAAAAAAATGGTTAAAATTTTATATAAAAAAGAAATTAAAGAAGATGATACAGTTGATGCAATAGCACTTGCTACTTCTTTTATTAATATAAAGTCAATAAGAGAAAAAAGTGATATCATATCTTAG
- the pdxT gene encoding pyridoxal 5'-phosphate synthase glutaminase subunit PdxT, translating to MVRVGVLALQGAFIEHYYFLKNFDFVEGVLVKKKEDLETVDGLIIPGGESTTIGKLLERYNMKDILKEKIKNGFPVFGTCAGLILLSKKIEQNYDQPLLEVLDIVIKRNAFGSQKESMEIDLDIKGLDKPFRAVFIRAPVVSKIGNNVEVLAKVDEGPVLVKEGNIMGSSFHPELTDDIRIHKMFIDIILKRR from the coding sequence ATGGTAAGAGTTGGTGTTTTAGCACTTCAAGGAGCCTTTATTGAACATTATTATTTTTTAAAAAATTTTGATTTTGTGGAAGGTGTATTAGTTAAGAAAAAAGAAGATCTTGAAACTGTTGATGGACTTATTATTCCAGGAGGTGAATCAACTACAATAGGCAAATTACTCGAAAGGTATAATATGAAAGATATCCTTAAAGAAAAAATTAAGAATGGATTTCCCGTCTTTGGGACTTGTGCTGGTTTAATTCTTTTGTCTAAAAAAATAGAACAAAATTATGATCAACCTCTACTTGAAGTTTTAGATATAGTTATTAAGAGAAATGCATTTGGAAGTCAAAAAGAAAGTATGGAAATAGATTTAGATATTAAAGGATTAGATAAACCATTTAGAGCAGTTTTTATAAGGGCACCTGTAGTAAGTAAAATTGGTAATAATGTTGAGGTTCTTGCAAAAGTTGACGAAGGTCCGGTTTTAGTAAAAGAAGGGAATATAATGGGTTCTTCCTTTCATCCTGAACTAACGGATGATATAAGGATACATAAAATGTTTATTGATATAATATTAAAAAGGAGGTAA
- a CDS encoding SagB/ThcOx family dehydrogenase codes for MEKINLPEPLDNNFTLLNAIKKRKSIRDYKDEPLEIQEISNILFAATKIPSAGALYPLRFYIYSKKVIGIPFGFYYYDYEQNSLIKIFDNDITTPLTKACLNQSSIKKSSAIIIITSINSITTRRYGERGIRYINMEAGHSSQNIYLMATSLNIGTVAIGAFIDEEVKIILKLREDESPLYLMPLGRL; via the coding sequence ATGGAAAAAATTAATTTGCCTGAACCATTAGATAATAATTTTACTTTATTAAATGCAATTAAAAAAAGAAAATCAATAAGAGATTATAAAGATGAACCATTAGAAATTCAAGAAATTTCAAATATACTTTTTGCTGCAACAAAAATTCCATCAGCAGGAGCACTTTATCCTTTAAGATTTTATATTTATTCTAAGAAAGTAATTGGAATTCCTTTTGGTTTTTATTACTACGATTACGAACAAAACTCATTAATTAAAATCTTTGATAATGATATTACAACTCCTCTAACAAAAGCATGTCTTAATCAATCATCAATTAAAAAAAGTTCTGCTATTATTATAATTACATCAATCAATAGTATAACAACTAGAAGATATGGAGAAAGAGGTATAAGATATATTAACATGGAAGCAGGTCATTCTTCTCAAAATATTTATTTAATGGCAACCTCTTTAAATATTGGAACAGTTGCAATAGGAGCATTTATTGATGAAGAAGTTAAAATTATTTTAAAATTAAGAGAAGATGAATCTCCTTTATATTTAATGCCACTAGGTAGATTATAA
- the ruvB gene encoding Holliday junction branch migration DNA helicase RuvB, with amino-acid sequence MSEEFKDFNLRPESLEDYIGQERVKNNLKVFLDAAKKRGEPIDHILLYGPPGIGKTTLAYVIAKEMNRELKQVTGPSLEKPGDIAAILTSLKKGSIFFIDEIHRIPHPVEETLYPAMEDYKLHIVYGKGPSAKTLTINLEPFTLIGSTTRAGMLTSPLRERFGIVLKLDFYSIDSLVKIIFRAAKYLKLDIKEEDAIEIAKRSRGTPRVAIRILKRVRDFSEIKNKGIIDKNILIETFNSLGIDEFGLTPQDRKLVKTLIEKFNGGPTGIETLCAILNEDKDTIEDIYEPYLLQINFIERTPRGRVATENAYKYLDIKKRTIF; translated from the coding sequence ATGAGTGAAGAGTTTAAAGATTTTAATTTAAGACCAGAATCTCTTGAAGATTATATTGGACAAGAAAGAGTTAAAAATAATTTAAAAGTTTTTCTAGACGCTGCTAAAAAAAGAGGAGAACCTATAGATCATATTTTATTATATGGACCACCAGGAATAGGTAAAACAACTCTTGCATATGTAATAGCAAAAGAAATGAATAGAGAATTAAAGCAGGTAACAGGACCTTCATTAGAAAAACCAGGAGATATTGCAGCAATCTTAACATCATTAAAAAAGGGTTCAATTTTTTTTATTGATGAAATTCATAGAATTCCTCATCCAGTTGAAGAAACACTTTATCCAGCTATGGAAGATTATAAACTTCATATTGTTTATGGAAAAGGTCCATCAGCAAAAACTTTAACTATAAATTTAGAACCATTCACATTAATTGGTTCAACAACAAGAGCTGGAATGTTGACCTCACCTTTAAGAGAAAGATTTGGAATAGTTCTAAAACTTGATTTTTATTCTATAGATTCTTTAGTAAAAATAATTTTTAGAGCAGCAAAATATTTGAAATTAGATATAAAGGAAGAAGATGCAATTGAAATAGCAAAAAGGTCTAGAGGAACTCCAAGGGTTGCAATTAGGATTTTAAAAAGAGTAAGAGATTTCTCAGAGATAAAAAATAAAGGCATAATAGATAAAAATATTTTAATTGAAACTTTCAACTCACTTGGTATAGATGAGTTTGGATTAACACCTCAAGATAGAAAACTAGTTAAAACTCTAATTGAAAAATTTAATGGTGGTCCAACTGGTATTGAAACTCTTTGTGCAATTTTAAATGAAGACAAAGATACAATAGAAGATATTTATGAACCATATCTACTTCAAATAAATTTTATTGAAAGAACACCAAGAGGTAGAGTTGCAACTGAGAATGCTTATAAATATTTAGATATTAAAAAAAGGACTATATTTTAA